In Clostridia bacterium, one genomic interval encodes:
- the pstB gene encoding phosphate ABC transporter ATP-binding protein PstB — protein sequence MPDKIHTTSLDVFYGAYQALKNMSISIDANTITALIGPSGCGKSTFLRTLNRMNDLAPGASVRGSVVIDGQDIYGPGTDLVRLRKRIGMVFQRPNPFPMSVFDNVAYGPRIHGMAVGQRLADMVERSLRAAALWDEVKDRLRESALRLSGGQQQRLCIARVLAVEPEVLLMDEPCSALDPISTASIEDLMAELKRKYTIVIVTHNMQQAARVSDKTGFFLMGELVEYGDAKSIFETPHDKRTEDYITGRFG from the coding sequence ATGCCAGATAAGATCCACACCACTTCGTTAGATGTCTTCTACGGTGCCTATCAAGCCCTGAAGAACATGTCCATTTCAATTGACGCGAACACGATCACAGCGCTCATTGGCCCGTCCGGCTGTGGGAAGTCCACGTTTCTCAGGACGCTGAACCGCATGAATGACCTGGCGCCTGGTGCATCAGTCCGCGGAAGTGTAGTGATCGACGGCCAGGACATCTACGGGCCAGGAACCGACCTGGTGAGGCTCCGCAAGCGCATAGGAATGGTATTCCAGAGGCCCAACCCGTTCCCCATGTCAGTGTTTGACAATGTGGCCTACGGTCCGCGGATCCATGGAATGGCCGTAGGGCAGCGGCTGGCAGACATGGTGGAACGGAGCCTCAGGGCCGCGGCACTGTGGGATGAGGTGAAGGACAGGCTCAGAGAGTCAGCCTTGCGGCTATCCGGAGGCCAGCAGCAGAGACTGTGCATCGCCAGGGTGCTCGCGGTTGAACCCGAAGTGCTGCTGATGGATGAGCCGTGCTCTGCCCTCGATCCCATATCGACCGCAAGCATAGAGGATCTCATGGCGGAGCTAAAGCGCAAGTACACGATTGTGATCGTCACCCATAACATGCAGCAGGCCGCGCGAGTGTCGGACAAGACCGGCTTCTTCCTCATGGGCGAACTTGTAGAATACGGCGATGCCAAAAGCATCTTCGAGACACCACATGACAAGCGAACCGAGGACTACATTACCGGCCGTTTCGGATAG
- a CDS encoding ATP-binding protein: MVRLGYRQRLSATYVLVVMISLLLITGCLTSAIHGHLVSRTDHELTTDAMLVAEVVRNMLVQTQSPAAIDLMADGLGAKTGLRVTVIAADGTVLGDSQGNPVSMENHGNRPEVLQAYRSGVGLITRYSVSLGSGLRYCAVPVTTSAGDVIGYVRVAASLAQVEQSSAAVRGFMLNAVGIAAIAGVALSLVLSKGISDPLKNMATAARAIARGDFSRKVRARSNDELGQLAEAFNHMARELEQSVGEISRQKNQMETILSAMADGVVAVDASQRILLVNQAACDMFGVRADQALNRHILEIVRNRDLADSLAIASAGSDDIRETTAQSPRALALRIHAAPISGASGSGVAGAVAVLQDVTDLRRLELVRQDFVSNVSHELRTPVTSIKGFADTLLDGAMEDGETLRRFLELIDREADRLAHIISDLLDLSRLECTNASMPLSPVMISDAAQRALEAVQSKAEGKSIQVLLQIPAELPAVQGDEPLIVQVLVNLLENAVKYTPDGGSIVVSASCVGATVRVDVADTGVGIPVEHLPRIFERFYRVDRARSRQLGGTGLGLSIVKHIVERHGGEAWASSVPGRGSTFSFTVPVWASSGHM; the protein is encoded by the coding sequence ATGGTTCGCTTGGGATATCGCCAGCGTCTGTCCGCCACGTACGTTCTTGTGGTGATGATCTCGTTACTGCTCATCACTGGTTGCCTCACCAGCGCCATTCACGGGCATCTCGTCTCCAGGACCGATCATGAACTAACCACGGACGCCATGCTCGTCGCAGAGGTAGTGCGGAATATGCTTGTACAGACCCAGAGCCCCGCAGCCATCGATCTCATGGCTGATGGCTTAGGAGCCAAGACAGGGCTTCGCGTCACGGTTATCGCAGCAGACGGAACGGTCCTAGGAGATTCTCAGGGCAATCCTGTCTCAATGGAAAACCATGGTAACCGGCCAGAGGTTCTTCAGGCGTACCGGTCAGGCGTCGGGCTGATTACAAGATACAGCGTGAGCCTGGGCAGCGGCCTTAGGTACTGCGCAGTGCCGGTAACCACGTCCGCAGGCGACGTGATTGGCTATGTGAGAGTGGCGGCCTCCCTGGCTCAAGTGGAGCAGTCATCAGCAGCAGTGAGGGGCTTCATGCTGAACGCCGTCGGAATTGCCGCCATCGCCGGAGTCGCCCTCAGCCTGGTGCTTTCTAAGGGCATAAGCGATCCTCTCAAGAACATGGCCACTGCAGCCCGCGCAATCGCCCGCGGCGACTTCAGCCGCAAGGTCAGAGCCAGGAGCAACGATGAACTAGGCCAGCTTGCTGAGGCGTTCAACCACATGGCTCGGGAGTTGGAGCAAAGCGTCGGAGAGATCTCAAGGCAGAAGAACCAGATGGAAACCATTCTATCTGCCATGGCAGATGGGGTTGTCGCCGTCGACGCATCCCAGAGAATCCTATTGGTCAATCAGGCGGCCTGCGACATGTTCGGCGTGAGAGCAGACCAGGCCCTCAACAGGCATATCCTGGAGATAGTGCGCAACCGAGATCTGGCAGACTCGCTGGCGATTGCTTCAGCTGGAAGTGATGACATCCGAGAAACCACGGCTCAGTCGCCGCGCGCTCTCGCCCTGAGAATCCACGCGGCGCCCATTTCCGGCGCCTCCGGCTCTGGGGTTGCGGGCGCAGTCGCCGTTCTCCAAGACGTGACAGACCTTCGACGGCTCGAACTTGTGCGACAGGACTTCGTGTCCAATGTATCGCACGAGCTTCGAACCCCAGTCACATCAATCAAGGGATTTGCAGATACACTGTTGGACGGTGCAATGGAAGACGGGGAAACCCTGAGACGATTCCTCGAACTCATCGACCGCGAGGCAGACAGGCTAGCGCATATCATCTCTGACCTTCTCGATCTCTCTAGGCTCGAGTGTACTAATGCCTCAATGCCTCTATCGCCCGTCATGATCTCAGACGCCGCACAACGCGCATTGGAGGCCGTGCAGAGCAAGGCCGAGGGCAAGAGCATCCAGGTCCTCCTTCAGATCCCGGCTGAGTTGCCCGCAGTGCAGGGCGATGAACCCCTCATTGTGCAGGTTCTGGTGAACCTGCTCGAAAACGCAGTAAAGTACACCCCTGATGGCGGAAGCATCGTAGTCTCTGCGTCGTGCGTGGGCGCTACAGTCCGCGTGGACGTCGCAGACACGGGCGTGGGCATTCCCGTGGAACACCTTCCCAGGATATTTGAGAGATTCTACCGCGTGGACCGAGCGCGATCACGCCAGCTAGGAGGCACCGGGCTCGGCCTCTCAATAGTGAAACACATAGTGGAGCGACATGGCGGAGAGGCATGGGCCAGCAGCGTGCCTGGCAGAGGATCCACCTTCTCTTTCACCGTACCGGTTTGGGCCTCCTCCGGCCACATGTAG
- a CDS encoding response regulator transcription factor, with product MSKRVLVVDDEPSIVELIQFNLERESFCVDAAYDGEEALQKARTHGPDLIILDLMLPGIDGIEVCQTLRREMTVPIIMLTAKAEEFDKVLGLSVGADDYVTKPFSPRELVARVKAMLRRQSMNSAPGGRGDEPSRIRVGDVLIDADRFELEVRGRRVEVTPKELELLRFLVANSGRVLSRELLLERVWGYEYAGNTRTVDVHVRRLRQKIEKDDSRPVYIQTVHGVGYRFSEHA from the coding sequence ATGTCCAAGAGGGTCCTGGTAGTCGACGATGAGCCTTCGATCGTAGAGCTGATTCAGTTCAACTTGGAGCGGGAGAGTTTCTGCGTTGACGCAGCATATGACGGTGAGGAAGCCCTACAGAAAGCGAGGACCCATGGGCCTGACCTCATCATCCTCGATCTGATGCTTCCTGGCATCGATGGGATTGAGGTCTGCCAGACGCTTCGCAGGGAGATGACAGTGCCAATCATCATGCTCACCGCGAAGGCCGAGGAGTTCGACAAGGTGCTCGGGCTATCAGTGGGAGCAGACGACTACGTAACGAAACCGTTCAGCCCTCGCGAGCTTGTGGCCAGAGTGAAAGCAATGCTTCGTCGGCAGAGCATGAACTCCGCGCCAGGCGGACGGGGTGATGAGCCTAGCCGGATTCGCGTAGGCGATGTGCTGATTGACGCTGACAGGTTCGAGTTGGAGGTCCGCGGACGCCGGGTCGAGGTTACACCGAAGGAGCTGGAGTTGCTCCGTTTTCTCGTTGCCAACAGCGGTCGAGTGCTTTCCCGCGAGCTTCTCCTGGAACGAGTCTGGGGGTACGAGTATGCAGGCAATACGCGCACAGTGGACGTGCATGTCCGCCGTCTCCGACAGAAGATCGAGAAGGACGACTCGCGTCCTGTGTACATTCAAACAGTGCATGGTGTGGGCTACCGATTCTCGGAACATGCGTAA
- the phoU gene encoding phosphate signaling complex protein PhoU: MRRQAYESELAALNQDILRMGSVVEDAVRRSVEALAKQDAAMARDAAAGDAGIDELELGIEQRCVNLLALQQPLAKDLRLVTTAILIATDLERIGDHAVNISETVIRIGNRPLIKPLIDIPKMARLSQAMIKGSLDAFVSHDADLARATCKNDDIVDGTYQILFDELMTFIVTSHDSNVSLQAAHLLFVARFLERIADHATNIGERVIYMVTGQREAY; encoded by the coding sequence GTGAGAAGGCAGGCATATGAGAGCGAGCTTGCAGCCTTGAACCAGGACATTCTACGCATGGGCAGCGTCGTAGAGGATGCGGTGCGCCGGTCGGTGGAAGCCCTTGCGAAGCAAGATGCGGCTATGGCCCGCGATGCAGCAGCGGGCGACGCAGGGATCGACGAACTCGAACTTGGAATCGAACAGCGGTGCGTGAACCTCCTCGCACTGCAACAACCGCTCGCGAAGGACCTCAGACTGGTCACCACGGCGATTCTCATCGCAACGGATCTGGAACGAATCGGGGATCATGCGGTCAACATAAGCGAGACAGTGATCAGGATCGGGAATCGGCCCCTAATCAAGCCGTTGATCGATATCCCGAAGATGGCGCGGCTATCCCAGGCCATGATCAAGGGAAGCCTAGACGCATTCGTATCGCACGACGCAGATCTCGCGCGCGCTACCTGCAAGAACGATGACATTGTAGATGGAACCTACCAAATCCTGTTTGATGAACTCATGACCTTCATCGTAACGAGCCACGACTCGAACGTCAGCCTGCAGGCGGCGCATCTGCTCTTCGTTGCGAGATTCCTGGAGCGGATCGCGGATCACGCCACGAACATTGGAGAGCGTGTGATATACATGGTTACCGGGCAGCGAGAGGCGTACTGA
- a CDS encoding SatD family protein, with the protein MVPAGEFVAVKIDIRRSRRIRNREQGQEQFFETVAVLNREFADSIQARFVVTHGDEAQGMLKADAARDAFPIVERATSAMSLAELRFGIGLGALATSLRPEAIGMDGEAWYRAGSALDTAKTRKKYVVFDGFGDQVDKQLCAMANLLLYLRNGWSDQQRRVVELVDAGNTQSAAAALLGVTEAAVSQRLRAAGWHFYRDGRDIMASLLTV; encoded by the coding sequence ATGGTTCCCGCGGGCGAATTCGTTGCAGTCAAAATCGATATCCGGAGGTCAAGGCGGATACGAAACCGCGAACAGGGGCAGGAGCAGTTCTTCGAAACGGTGGCGGTCTTGAATAGGGAATTCGCTGACTCCATTCAGGCTCGGTTCGTGGTGACGCATGGTGACGAGGCGCAGGGGATGTTGAAGGCGGATGCGGCGCGAGACGCATTCCCAATAGTCGAGCGGGCGACTAGCGCAATGTCCCTCGCTGAGCTGCGTTTCGGAATAGGGCTTGGCGCTCTCGCCACATCGTTGCGGCCTGAAGCCATCGGAATGGATGGAGAGGCTTGGTACAGGGCGGGCTCAGCCTTGGACACCGCCAAGACAAGGAAGAAATATGTGGTGTTCGATGGTTTCGGTGATCAGGTAGATAAGCAACTGTGCGCGATGGCCAATCTCCTGCTCTATCTGAGGAACGGGTGGAGTGATCAGCAGCGTCGCGTGGTGGAGCTTGTGGATGCTGGCAACACGCAGTCAGCCGCTGCAGCTCTACTCGGGGTAACCGAGGCTGCAGTCTCGCAACGGCTCCGAGCGGCCGGCTGGCATTTCTATAGAGACGGGCGGGACATCATGGCGAGCTTGCTTACTGTATGA
- a CDS encoding phosphate ABC transporter substrate-binding protein, with protein MRCTPRSTAVICMLAFTLVLSTGLASARSQVTVQGSTTVLPIVQRMAEEFMKENPSVSMSVRGGGSGNGLAALIDSTVQIAMASRFIKPEEVKRAIANDVYPVPFRIALDGIAVVVNSKNPVDKLTLAQLKSVYTGEITNWKQLGGPDLKIVAVSRDTSSGTYEVYEELVMKGARVAPDALLQASNGAVVDVVSRTPGAIGYVGLGYLASNLKAVKVGVSDKAYVQPSLASVQSGQYPIARNLYVFTKDWPTGDSARFIDFMLSPAGQKVVREEGFVPLW; from the coding sequence ATGAGGTGCACACCCAGATCCACAGCAGTCATCTGCATGTTGGCCTTCACGCTGGTTCTGAGCACGGGGCTTGCCAGCGCCCGAAGCCAGGTCACCGTTCAGGGATCCACCACAGTTCTTCCTATTGTACAGAGGATGGCGGAAGAGTTCATGAAGGAGAATCCATCTGTCTCCATGTCGGTGCGGGGTGGAGGGTCAGGCAACGGCCTGGCCGCGCTGATCGATTCCACGGTGCAGATCGCTATGGCATCACGGTTCATCAAGCCCGAGGAGGTCAAGAGGGCCATAGCAAACGACGTGTACCCGGTTCCGTTCAGGATTGCCCTTGATGGCATTGCAGTCGTGGTGAACTCGAAGAACCCAGTGGACAAGCTCACCCTGGCCCAACTGAAGTCGGTGTACACTGGGGAGATCACTAACTGGAAGCAGCTCGGAGGCCCGGACCTGAAGATAGTGGCCGTATCCCGCGATACCAGCTCAGGCACTTACGAGGTGTATGAGGAACTGGTGATGAAGGGCGCGAGGGTTGCCCCCGACGCTCTGCTTCAGGCGTCCAACGGCGCAGTTGTCGATGTGGTGTCGAGGACCCCAGGCGCCATAGGATACGTGGGCCTCGGATACCTCGCATCGAACCTCAAGGCGGTGAAGGTCGGAGTGTCCGACAAGGCGTACGTGCAGCCGTCTCTTGCCTCCGTTCAGTCGGGGCAATATCCGATAGCCAGGAACCTGTACGTTTTCACCAAGGATTGGCCCACCGGCGACTCAGCCAGGTTCATCGACTTCATGCTGAGCCCTGCAGGTCAGAAGGTTGTTCGCGAAGAGGGCTTCGTGCCTCTCTGGTGA
- a CDS encoding alpha/beta fold hydrolase, whose amino-acid sequence MRKRSAALIIAVLVMLSFSLTLHVQAALPSAKHIAAESSVELQNQGQTIRGTLTMPKAEGPFPVVIIFHGFSGQRHEMPVVGTDEALFQRTARVLAEQGYASLRIDFRGSGESDGQWADTTFSGQISDALAAVDYVCGLDELDPNRVAVLGLSQGGLVAAATAGRDRRVASAVLWSAVASPSATYADLLGADAVLRGLNCGVDDLVTAALPWGATTTLKGSFFRDLYIVDPVAEITAYKGPLLVIVGLNDTIVSPQPQSGEIYLAYHQGDEALVQLDADHMFDCLARPEKVDEAICATIGWLDKTL is encoded by the coding sequence ATGAGAAAACGAAGCGCAGCCTTGATCATTGCCGTTCTAGTCATGTTGTCGTTTTCGCTAACTCTGCACGTTCAAGCGGCTCTTCCATCTGCCAAACACATTGCTGCCGAGAGTAGTGTTGAACTCCAGAACCAGGGCCAGACGATCAGGGGAACCCTGACGATGCCGAAGGCTGAAGGCCCCTTCCCGGTTGTGATCATTTTCCACGGGTTCAGCGGCCAAAGGCATGAGATGCCGGTTGTCGGCACAGACGAAGCCCTTTTCCAGCGGACTGCTCGCGTCCTGGCCGAACAGGGTTACGCCAGTCTCCGCATTGATTTTCGTGGCTCAGGTGAGAGCGATGGTCAATGGGCTGACACTACGTTCAGCGGGCAGATCTCCGATGCCTTGGCTGCCGTGGACTACGTTTGCGGGTTGGACGAGCTCGACCCTAATCGCGTGGCCGTTCTCGGCCTAAGCCAGGGAGGCCTGGTAGCTGCCGCGACGGCCGGGAGAGACCGGCGTGTCGCCTCGGCGGTTCTCTGGTCAGCCGTGGCCAGTCCATCTGCAACATACGCCGACCTATTGGGGGCGGATGCAGTACTAAGGGGGCTGAACTGCGGCGTTGACGATCTGGTTACCGCTGCATTGCCGTGGGGCGCTACGACAACCCTGAAGGGTTCGTTCTTCCGCGACCTGTACATAGTTGACCCAGTAGCCGAGATCACTGCTTACAAGGGTCCACTTCTTGTCATCGTGGGCCTGAACGACACTATCGTGTCGCCGCAACCCCAATCCGGAGAGATCTACCTTGCCTATCACCAGGGCGACGAGGCACTGGTGCAGCTCGACGCTGACCACATGTTTGATTGTCTGGCCAGGCCTGAGAAGGTTGACGAGGCGATTTGCGCCACCATTGGCTGGTTGGACAAAACGCTCTGA
- the pstA gene encoding phosphate ABC transporter permease PstA codes for MKAVISSAPDPSISSCTARERRQRRRRERTQIVMLITMGAGLVVTLGFLLLMLGFIGWRGLPVVNWAFLTQMPRRGMTEGGILPAILGTFWLTVGSMAVAGLLGVASAVYLAEYARQGFALRLIRTGVANLAGVPSVVFGLFGLAVFVKAMRLGVSILSGALTLAIVVLPTIIRSSEEAIMAVPGSYREASLALGATKWQTVRYAVLPSAFPGILTGFILSIARAMGETAPIMLTAATFFTASLPHSPFDEVQALAYHIFALVTEGTRPEAQTPMAFGTAVVLMAMVIGMNLIATSLRARYEKKRAR; via the coding sequence ATGAAGGCCGTGATCTCGAGCGCGCCGGACCCTTCGATCAGCAGTTGTACTGCCAGGGAACGCAGGCAGCGCAGGCGTCGCGAACGTACGCAGATCGTTATGCTCATTACTATGGGCGCTGGACTTGTGGTGACACTCGGATTCCTCCTGCTTATGCTGGGGTTCATTGGGTGGCGGGGTTTGCCCGTAGTCAACTGGGCATTCCTCACCCAGATGCCTCGCAGGGGTATGACTGAAGGCGGAATCCTTCCTGCGATTCTGGGCACGTTCTGGCTGACGGTCGGCTCAATGGCCGTCGCCGGGCTTCTCGGGGTTGCATCAGCCGTGTACCTTGCGGAATATGCGCGGCAGGGATTCGCCCTGAGGCTGATCAGAACGGGCGTGGCCAACCTGGCGGGGGTTCCTTCGGTAGTGTTCGGCCTGTTCGGGCTGGCTGTGTTTGTAAAGGCCATGAGGCTCGGGGTTTCGATACTCTCCGGTGCACTTACCCTGGCGATAGTAGTGCTGCCCACGATCATCCGGTCGTCAGAAGAGGCGATAATGGCTGTGCCAGGGTCGTATCGTGAGGCATCCCTCGCGCTTGGAGCGACCAAGTGGCAGACAGTTCGCTACGCGGTGCTGCCGTCGGCATTCCCGGGAATACTCACTGGGTTCATACTATCGATTGCACGCGCGATGGGGGAAACTGCCCCCATAATGCTCACTGCGGCCACATTCTTCACGGCAAGCCTGCCGCACTCTCCCTTCGATGAGGTGCAGGCCCTTGCGTACCACATATTCGCGCTCGTTACTGAAGGGACTCGCCCGGAAGCACAGACGCCGATGGCTTTCGGAACCGCCGTTGTCCTCATGGCGATGGTGATTGGAATGAACCTCATAGCCACTTCGTTGAGAGCTCGTTACGAGAAGAAGCGCGCGCGCTGA
- a CDS encoding C4-dicarboxylate ABC transporter, with translation MFLKVSVVLAVMVGAYIIAKGPLKLSVELSMLIAGLAGAVASGNYLPLRHIAEGSVTYLDLALIFFTATLFMNIIKESGGLNYAVRGILTEFGNNRPVALILLMFLMLIPGALTGSGSVSVLVSGGAVAMALSHLGISRQRIAAMIFILAGLAAVAPPVSVWAMMTCAGTAIPYVGFELPLGVPVLLLGVFTSFYYGLRRTERLGDSVKELPDVPTGQSGVRVFVPFAVVFALIIASRLWPYKMPILGLPLIFMIGAVVALLISPKKVDLLRVSNETVRQLLPLLTTVTVIGILIQLMTVTGVRGLLSYWVIAMPLVLIFALLPITIPLSEGVLGFGGAAVIGIPLIWTFNSVGVHPTIALAGLSLLWFLGDALPPTAIIGRLTVQTVDYKGSYWTFLKTCWAPWAVITVVGTLMVVFSKQLAFLVI, from the coding sequence ATGTTCCTTAAAGTCTCAGTAGTGCTCGCGGTGATGGTTGGAGCTTACATCATCGCAAAGGGCCCGTTGAAGCTGTCGGTGGAGCTATCTATGCTCATTGCCGGGCTGGCGGGCGCAGTGGCCAGCGGAAACTACCTGCCACTGCGGCATATCGCAGAAGGGTCGGTCACATATCTCGACTTGGCCCTCATTTTCTTCACAGCCACTCTCTTCATGAACATAATCAAGGAGTCTGGCGGCCTCAACTACGCTGTCAGAGGGATTCTCACGGAGTTCGGGAACAATAGACCGGTTGCTCTGATTCTTCTGATGTTCCTCATGCTCATACCTGGGGCTCTCACAGGCTCTGGGAGCGTTTCGGTTTTGGTCTCGGGAGGCGCCGTCGCCATGGCCCTCTCGCATCTGGGGATCTCCAGGCAGAGAATTGCAGCCATGATATTCATCCTTGCCGGGCTTGCCGCTGTGGCGCCTCCTGTGAGCGTTTGGGCCATGATGACATGTGCAGGAACTGCGATTCCCTACGTGGGCTTCGAGCTTCCGCTGGGCGTTCCAGTACTGCTGCTTGGGGTGTTCACGTCGTTCTACTATGGCCTCCGCCGCACTGAGAGGCTTGGCGACTCAGTGAAGGAGCTTCCCGATGTTCCAACCGGGCAGAGCGGAGTGCGCGTGTTCGTTCCTTTCGCAGTCGTGTTTGCGCTTATCATTGCATCTCGGCTTTGGCCTTACAAGATGCCAATTCTCGGCCTGCCTCTGATATTCATGATCGGCGCCGTGGTTGCCCTGCTGATTAGCCCTAAGAAGGTGGACCTTCTGAGGGTGTCAAACGAGACTGTGCGGCAGCTGCTTCCTCTGCTTACCACGGTCACAGTCATTGGAATCCTGATTCAGTTGATGACCGTGACTGGAGTCCGAGGCCTGCTCTCTTATTGGGTGATCGCAATGCCGCTGGTGCTCATATTTGCGCTCCTGCCCATTACCATCCCGCTGTCGGAGGGAGTGCTCGGGTTCGGTGGCGCAGCTGTTATCGGGATCCCACTTATCTGGACGTTCAACTCAGTTGGAGTACATCCGACGATAGCCTTGGCAGGGCTTTCGCTGTTGTGGTTCCTAGGTGATGCTCTGCCGCCGACAGCCATCATTGGCAGACTCACTGTACAGACTGTGGACTACAAAGGTTCCTATTGGACCTTCCTGAAGACATGCTGGGCGCCATGGGCCGTCATAACGGTCGTGGGCACATTAATGGTGGTTTTCAGCAAGCAACTGGCGTTCCTCGTCATATAG
- a CDS encoding DUF6305 family protein, whose translation MKSGSKCLSLSLSLVALVLMLAAIALAPAMSAAGAAAIPKASQPVLMVSAGQGNGVLVATALADRIKLPYDYSDVPTAKHVAAGAGLEGFVEGDGAHRELKSGKPKGTPYQTVFLVMGASLKGMGASGLSLNQEVARLKDVIKYCRDKKILLVGMHVEGKAMRGKPGSDNEAIIDAVAPFCDYLIVMNTSNQDGKFTQIGKEKNIPVSVAEKTSEIQTIFQTMFGLAK comes from the coding sequence ATGAAATCAGGTTCAAAGTGTCTGTCTCTGTCTCTGTCGCTAGTTGCGTTGGTTCTGATGCTGGCCGCTATTGCCCTTGCACCGGCGATGTCGGCCGCAGGCGCCGCCGCTATCCCCAAGGCTTCACAGCCTGTGCTTATGGTGAGTGCGGGGCAGGGCAATGGAGTCCTCGTCGCGACTGCTCTCGCCGATAGGATAAAGCTCCCCTACGACTACTCTGATGTCCCCACCGCGAAGCACGTTGCGGCAGGCGCCGGCCTGGAAGGGTTCGTTGAGGGCGATGGTGCGCACAGAGAGCTGAAGTCGGGAAAGCCGAAGGGAACTCCCTACCAGACCGTGTTCCTTGTCATGGGCGCAAGCCTCAAGGGAATGGGAGCGTCGGGGCTCTCCCTGAACCAGGAGGTAGCACGGCTTAAGGATGTCATCAAGTACTGCCGGGACAAGAAGATTCTCCTTGTCGGCATGCACGTTGAGGGCAAGGCCATGCGCGGCAAGCCTGGGTCGGACAATGAGGCAATCATCGATGCCGTCGCTCCATTCTGCGACTACCTTATCGTGATGAACACGAGCAACCAGGACGGCAAGTTCACACAGATCGGCAAGGAGAAGAACATCCCAGTGAGCGTGGCCGAGAAGACCAGCGAGATCCAGACCATATTCCAGACGATGTTCGGCCTTGCCAAGTAG
- the pstC gene encoding phosphate ABC transporter permease subunit PstC codes for MKNQVREGAARVLLAAAALSSLAFLIGIILVLFREALPALRGVGLAEFAFGTEWYPTSNPPSFGALPLIAASLQVTVGSMAIAVPLGLLSAMFMSQVLPASIRQIVKPAVELLAGLPSVVYGLFGMQFAAPAVMRIFHLPTGLTALTASIVLGIMALPTVASIAEDAFSSVPSAYKEASVALGATTWETVSRVVVPVALPGVVTAVLLGISRAIGETMTVLMVAGGSARVPTSFLQPVRPMTATIAAEMGETPVGSLHYQALFVLAAGLFVITLLFNLVAQRLTAKFRAKVG; via the coding sequence ATGAAGAATCAGGTTCGCGAAGGCGCCGCTCGCGTGCTTTTGGCCGCGGCGGCCCTATCATCGTTGGCGTTTCTGATCGGGATCATTCTGGTGTTGTTCCGCGAGGCGTTGCCGGCGCTTCGCGGTGTGGGACTGGCTGAGTTCGCCTTTGGCACAGAATGGTATCCCACCTCTAACCCGCCTTCGTTTGGGGCCCTGCCTCTGATTGCTGCGTCGCTTCAGGTTACTGTGGGATCCATGGCCATCGCAGTCCCGCTAGGACTGCTATCAGCCATGTTCATGTCGCAGGTTCTCCCCGCGTCCATACGGCAGATTGTGAAGCCCGCAGTCGAGCTTCTCGCAGGGTTGCCATCAGTAGTGTACGGGCTTTTCGGTATGCAGTTCGCTGCTCCAGCGGTGATGCGCATCTTCCATCTGCCGACCGGGCTCACAGCCCTAACTGCATCCATTGTGCTTGGGATCATGGCGCTTCCCACAGTGGCGAGCATAGCGGAGGACGCTTTCTCTTCAGTGCCGTCAGCCTACAAGGAGGCTTCAGTTGCACTCGGCGCCACCACGTGGGAGACGGTGAGCAGGGTTGTCGTTCCCGTGGCCCTTCCGGGGGTTGTTACTGCAGTTCTGCTGGGAATCAGTCGGGCCATAGGGGAGACCATGACAGTGCTCATGGTCGCCGGCGGATCTGCGCGAGTCCCCACTTCATTTCTGCAGCCGGTGAGGCCTATGACCGCGACGATCGCGGCGGAGATGGGGGAGACTCCGGTAGGAAGCCTCCACTACCAGGCGCTGTTTGTTCTCGCAGCTGGGCTGTTCGTTATTACTCTGCTGTTCAACCTCGTTGCGCAGAGGCTGACGGCGAAGTTCAGGGCGAAGGTGGGATGA